The Dehalococcoidia bacterium nucleotide sequence CAGCCTTCGACCCGCGAAAATACGTAAGCCAGGGGGACAAGTACAACTGCGCTGACTTCGCAAGCCAAGCCGACGCCCAGGCCGTCCTCCGCGTGGACCCGTCCGACCCGAATCGTCTCGATACAGATCGCGATGGCATCGCCTGCAAGAGCAATCCGGCGCCTCGTGATCTGATGCCGGTGGTACGGCCATAACACGGTGAGGAGAAGGTCGTGAAAAGAGGTGTAGCTAGGTTTTAGGCTGCAGGCACTTGTGCAAGGCCGGATAGACCGAACGAAAGGAGCGTGCGCCGGGGCTGGCGCGGGCGCGCAAGAGGAGGAGGTCGCGTGAAACGAGAGGTTGAGGCCGGACGCTTCCGAGTTGTAACGGACGACGGCAGGCTGTTCGTCATCGTGGAATATCAGGAGTTCATTCCCGTTGGGACCCTCACCTCACGACACGAAGAAATACCGGGCATGAAGAGGTTAGCCACCTCTACCGGCTTCCACGTCAACTTTATTGATTCCACAACGTTTGAGATCGTCGAGACTGGCGAGAGGGTTCGGAAAGTCTGAAAGGAGGAATGTGTCGTAGCGCCGATACCCGATCGGACATTCAAAAAACGAAGCTATTACATGCACCTCGTCAGCCATCGCTTCCATCGCAATCTGGTCTTTGGGCAGCAATCTCAACGTGAAATCAAGTTTGGGTTTCCGGCTGAGAGTAGTCACGACTTTGTCCTTTCCTCAAAGAGTAGAACTGGCGTTCATCACAAGTATAGCACGCGCGGAAAGGAGCGCGCGCCGGGGCCTGCGCGGGCGCGAGGTGGGCCTGGTCTCATCCTTGTGCGCCGCCAGATAGAACGTCGCACAGCTACGAAGGCCGCGAAGCCCTATCTGACGCCGGGTGGTTTACAGCCCGCATCCTCTCAAGGAGGAGATCGCGGGTTCGAATCCCGCATGCGCTACCAACTCCTCGCTTTGCTTCGACCGCTCAATAGCGGTCACCAGCTTTTTCTTCCCCGTTAAGCCCTCTAAAGGACACCACTCAAAATCTCCTTGCGCTCGGACTTAGCCATTGCGGTCTATCTTACATCAGCGCAGGCTCCTCCGCCCGCCTCTCAGTCTTGGACATCCAGGGCGCAAAAGGACACAGCCCGCTTGACTCGTTAGCGTAAGAGGACGTGCGAAAACGACTACTGGTAGGCTTGGGCGTCGCGGCTGTGGCCGTTGTTTTGCTGGGCGCGACGGCGTGGGCAGCGTGGCAGGGGTGCGCGCGGCAGGGTTACGCCGTGGCTGTCTGGGGAAGGGTGGCCTGAAGGGGAGCATCCTTCAAGGTGCTGACGCTCAGAATGGAGAAACCCAGGAGCTTTCCCCGCTTGTCCACCTTCTCCATCACGCGGTCGTCCGCCGTTTCGCGGAAGTAGCCCTCCCGCTGGTCCAGGACGACCTCCAGGTAGTCACCCTCGGGGTCGTACCAGACTTTTATCCCTTTTTGCTTGCGCTCCATAGGATACCGCCCTTCTTCGGCCTGTCTGTCAGGTAGGCCGTGACGATGAAGGCCATCTGCGACGTGGCCAGGAAGGAGACGAAGTCCACTTACCGGTACGCCTCCCGCCGATGCCTGATGCGCATCACACGCACCGCCCTCGCCTTGTCGTCGATCTCGTAGAGCACGCGGCGGTCCCCGGTCCTGATGCGCCAGTCTCTCCTGGAGCCGGAGAGCTTACGGCAGCCCGCGGGCCTGGGGTCCTGGGCCAGCGCCTTGATGGCGGCTACCACCCGCTGGAACTCCGCGGACGGTAAGCGCCGCAGGTCCCGTTCGGCCGCCCGCTCCAGGAAGACCTCATACACGCGGGGCGTACTCCGCCAGGAACTCCTCAAGCCCCCGGAACTTGAGCGGCCGCCTGCGCATCCGCTCCAGCACCTTCAGGTCCTCCGCGTCGTCAAGCCGCTCCAGCATCTCGCGGTAGTCCTGGATGTCCAGGATCACGGCGGAGGGTTCCCCGTCCTTTACCACCACCTGAAACGGCTTCCTCCGACTGCGTTCGGCCCGTACTTTGCTCGTTTCACCCTTCATACCGTGACCTCCAAGAGCTGGGCGGTGTCGTTCCCGTCTCCTTCGTCGGCCTCTCCGTTAGGTAGGCCGTGACGATGAAAGCGTCGTCCTCGCTGGCCTTTACGATGACGCGATGAAAGGGTTGTAAACAGCGCTGCTCTCAGGCTCAGCCACGAAGAAGCCTCCGAAACTCCTCCGGCGTCACGCCCATATCGTCCAGGATACCGTCCAAGGTCTTGGGCCTGAGGTCTTTCCCGGCGTGCATGGGAATCACTACCCGCGCCTTGTCTTTCTCTCTGTAATACACGGCGTGGCTCCCCTTCTGGTGGTCAAAGACAAACCCCAGCCGCTTTGCCACTGTCACCACGTCCCTGGCTTTGACCACTGGGGGCTTTGGACTCAAAAGGCGACCTCTAGGGGCTTGATCAGGATGTCCTCCAACGGCACGGTCTCGCCATGCTTCCGAAGGCTTTCAATGTAAGCCTCTATTGCCTCGCGCACGTTGGCCAGGGCCTCTTCTAGGGTATCCCCCTGCGTGTGACACCCCTTGAGGGTAGGGCAGAAGGCGTGGTAGCCCCCCTCCTCCTCTCGCTCTAGGATTACGGTATAGTGGTGTCTTTCCATGCTTGCCTCCCCGGTGAGACGCCGTGCGCGCGCGCTGCGGCGGATGGCGCGGCCACAGGCCATTTCTTATCTCCGGGGAGAGTATAGCACGCAAGCGTGCGTTGCCGCGCGCACGCTCTTGTTCTCGCGCTCAGCGCATTTGGCCTACGCGCTGCTGCCCCCAGTCACAGGTTTGTGCCGCGTCGCGGAATCACGCTGGTCCGAGCCCTCTCTGCGCCTACCCCTTCTGCGCCGGCGCGGGGTTCACCAGCGTCCCGCCGATGGTCTTGGGCATGACCTGCAGCAGCTCGTCGAGCGTGAAGATGCCGTTGTCGGCCCGCTTGTAGATGCTCTTGACCTCCTCCGGCTCGTTGTACACGGAGATGCGGCCGCCCTCCGCGTGGAAGACCTTGCCGTTCGCGTTGGCCGCCTGCTCCGTGCAGAGCCACAGGATAATAGGCGGCACGCCCTCCGGCCCGGGCATGTTCAGCATGTCGTCGAGCAGCTCCTTGCTGATGATGCCCGCCTCGTAGCGCTTGCGGAAGCCCTCGCGCACCTTGTCGGTCATCGTCATGCGCGTGGATGCGCGCGGCGCGATGGCGTTCACCGTGACGCCGTACCGTCCCATCTCGCGGGCGACGCCGTATGTGAAACTGACGATGCCTCCCTTGGCGGCGGCGTAGTTGCACTGGCCGACGGACACCCGCCAGGCGTCCGACGTAAGGTTGATGATGCGGCCGCTCTTCTGCTCGCGCATGGCGGCGCAGGCGTGGCGCGACATGTTGAACGTGCCCTTCAGGTGGACAGCGATGACCAGGTCCCAGTCCTCCTCCGTCATGTTAAAGACCATCTTCTCACGGAGAACGCCCGCGCTGTTCACCAGGATGTCCATGCTGCCCCATTCGCTGACGACGCGCTTGACCATCACCTCCGCCGCCTTGAAGTCAGCCACGGAATCATAGGCGGGGATGGCCTTGACGCCCAGCTTGTGGCACATCTCCGCGGTCTCATTCGCGGGCCGCGTGTCCTCGCTGCCCCCCTCGCGGGCGGCGCCCGGATCGACGATCATGATGTTGGCGCCCTGCTCGGCAAGCGCCAGCGCAATCGCCTGGCCGATGCCGCGTCCCGCGCCGGTGACTATGGCATTCTTCCCCGCGAGATGTTTCTGCATGTCCATTCCTTTCCGTTCGCTCCGAGAAATGTGGTAGATAACGCTCAGTCTGGCGGGGACAGTGTAGGAACGCCTCTCGCGAGTGTCAAGGGCTGACGTGTGGCCGGACGGAGCACGGTGTGGAACTTCCCTTTTCCTGGCTCGCGGGCTATGATAAGGGCGTCATCCGGCCCGATGCATCGGGGCGGAGGACGTGAGCGCAAACACGAGCACAAGGAGGCCGTATGCCACCTGTCCCGCGCCTCTCCGCCTATCCCAAAGAGATCAGCCTCCGCGATGGGTCAACGGTCACCCTGCGCCCCATGGAGCAGACGGACAACGACAAGCTGCTCAGCTTCTTCCTCAGTGTGTCCGAAGACGACCGCTACTATCTGAAGGAAGACGTGACCTCCCCGAAGGTCATCGAGCGATGGGCTAAGGAGCTGGACTACAACAGGGCGCTCCCGCTGCTCGCCTTCGCCGACGGACGCGTGGTCGCGGACGCCACGCTGGTGCGGCACAGGTCGGGCGCGCGCCGCCACATCGGCGAGGTGCGCATCCTCGTCGAGCCGGGCTACCGCAACCGGGGTCTGGGCACGCTCCTCCTGAACGAACTCGTCATGATTGCGTACCATACGGGGTTGGAGCGCCTGACAATTGAGGCTGTCGCGGAGCGGGAGGAGACGGCCATCCAGACGGCGGAGCGTGTGGGGTTCGTGCGCCTCGCCCTGCTGCCGCAGCACTGCAAGGACAGCGCGGGAAAGCCTCAGGACCTCGTCATCCTAGAGCTGCCGCTGAACAAGTGGTACGAATGGTGGCAGTTCTAAGGCACGCCCGCCCCTAGAAGCTATTCCAAAAATCGGCTTCATGGTTCGACAAAGCCTGCCATGAGCGAAGCCGAAGGGATCACCATGAACGGAAAAACCACCGCTCACCCTTCGACAAGCTCAGGGTGAGCAGGCATTTTGGAATGACTTCTAGTGTCCCGTTTCTGAAATACGCTTACGCTTTGTCATTGCGAGGACTCCGGCTTGCCGGAAGACGAAGCAATCTGGAGGAAGGGTGCGCCCCACAGCCAGATTGCCACGGCCCTCCGGAGCCTGTGGTGAGGAATTCGAGCCATCGGGCCTCGCAATGACATTGACGGCGAATTTCGAGAACACCACACTAGGCATACGGCCCCAGGTACGCGCCGCCCAGCACATGCAGGTGGCCGTGCTCCTGGCTCTGCATGGCGTCCCGCCCCAGGTTGGACAGCAGGCGAAAGCCACTAGGGCAGAACTGGCGGCCCATGTCCATCGCCACGCTCCCCACCTTCGCCATGCAGGTGCGCCACATCTCCTCCTGCGTCAAATGCTTCTTCGGAATGACCAGGAGCATCACCGGCGTCCAGCGCAGGTAGTTGTCTATGACGATGACGTCGTCGTCCTCGTAGCGGATGGTGGCCGGCGACCGCCGCGCAATGATCTCGCAAAAGACGCAATTTGCCATGCGGCGCCCTCGATTTCCCGTTTGTGCGTTGCGCGGTTTTGCCAGACGAGGACCAGATTTACGGCTGGAAGACGCGTGAAGCTACGAGCGCGGACGCCGGCCTCGTGGCGGAGGCCCTTGCTTGCGAGGCGCGTCGGACGAGGTGTCGCTGCGCCCGCCGCTGCGGTAGTCCGGGGCATCAATGGGCACCAGATTGCTGACCCGCATATCCAGCATGCGCGACGCTATCCGGCTCTCCAGCTCCTCCGGCTTCGACGACGTGGTGACGACGGTGGGCAGACGGGCGTTGTACCGGTAGTTGATGATCTGGTACAGCTTCTCCTGCGCCCACGCGGTGCTGGCGTGCTCCCCGAAGTCGTCCAGCACCAGGAGGGGCATGCTCCGCACCTGGTTGAACAGGTCGTCGTAGTTGATGCGGCTTGAGGGGTCGAACGTGCGGCGCAGGTGGTCCAGCAAGTCCGGCACGGGGATGATGGGCGTGGCTTCGCCCAGGCGTGAGCGGAAGTTGGCGATGGCCGCCGCCAGGTGCGTCTTGCCGCACCCGTGCCCTCCGGTGAACACCAGCCAGCCCTCGGGCTTCTCGGCGTAAACGCGCGCCGTGCGGAAGGCCCGCTCCAGACTCTCCTGCTCGCGTCCCGTCAGGCCCGTGCCGCGCGGATCGAACGTGTCGAACGTCCTGTCCTTCAAGAGGGGCAGGATGTCCAGGGAGCGCAAGGCGGGGGGCCGCACCCGCTCCAGGATGAACACGCGCGCCAGGCTGGGGTCCGTCAGGCGCGCGCGCAGCCTCTCGTCCACGTCGTCCAGCGCTCCCTCCACCGTGACGACGGTAGGCAGACGGGCGTTGTAGCGATAGCCCACAATCTGCCGGAGCTTCTCTCCCGCCCACGGTGTAGTCGCCTGGCCGCCCAGGTCGTCCAGCACCAGGAGGGGCGCGGTCCGCACCTGCTCAAAGAGCTGGTCATAGGACATTTCGCTGCCCGGACTGTACGTGGCGCGCAGGTGGTCCAGCAGGTCCGGCGCCGCGATGAAGAAGGCCGGGCGCCCGGCCTCCAGGCAAGCGTTGGCGACGGCCGCCGCCAGATGGCTCTTGCCGCAGCCCGGCGGGCCGGTGAATACGAGCCATCCGTCCGGACTCTGGGCGAAGGCGCGCGCGGCCTCAAGAGCAGCGCGGAAATGCTGCTGGTTCTCCGGATCGTCGCTGCGGCCGCCGGGGATGAGCGAGGCGAAGGTCATGCGCAGCAGCGGCCCCAGGTTGCTGTACTTCTGGAGCCGAGAGAGACGGTCCGTCTGCAGCATCTTCAGGCTGCACGCGCACGGGATGGCCTTCCCGAACTCAGGGTGGCTCAAAGGCACGTCCGCGCGCACCCATCCAATGCCGCCGCACAGGGGGCATTCCGGCGCCGTCGCCTCCGCGGGCTCAGCGGCCCCGTCGGGCGCGGTACTGCTCCCAGGCGCTTGTATAGCCGTCTTTTTCAGGATGTCGCCCAGGCTCTCCATGCTCCTTACCTTCGTCGCGCCACCGTTTGAGGATACCCTCTACATAACTCAGACGCCTGTGGTTATGCTCCACGGACAGCCTGATCGCCTCGGCAATCCAGTCCTCTGAGTATTCCGACTCGAATTCCTTTAACTTCTCCACGACCATTGGAGTCAAAAGTCCGAACTTTTCCTGTTCATAAAGTTGAAATATATTTGGCGTGGGCTGCGTGGGCGCTGGCTCTTGTGGAGGTAGGTTGCTATCCATCGCCCCATGATGCGCCTCCGCCGCTGCCTGGCGGCCCCCCTCATTGTTCACGGAGTACTCAGCGATAGCCTGTCCCTGCTTCCTGACATCAGCCCGCAGGAGCGTCCCGCGCGCTACCGCCCGCTCCAGACCCCGTCGCAGTCCTTCCCTCGGAGGGATGTCCGGCCCGCAGCACACCAGGCCCGCCATGAGGGCGCGGTCCGCAAGCATCTCGTCCTCGGCCACGGAGCGGGCGCTGCCAGGCTTGTGGGCCAGGAGCCACAGCACGTGCAGGGTCACCTTCAGTTCCGCTAGGTCGTCTATCTCTGGCAGGAGCGCGCTGAAGAATAGCGCGGGAATGCCCGTGTACTGCGCGCGCGCAGGGAAACCAGCGAATGGCTTCATGTCGGGGTAGTGCGCGCCGAGGCCAGGTTCTCAAACCTGGTGAGCTTTTCACGGAAATAGAGCTGGACTCTGTTCGTCGGGCCGTGCCGGTGCTTGGCGACGATAATGTCGGCGATCCCGCGAGGGTACGGCTCGTTCTGATGGCGTCCGGCCCACGCCTCCTCGGTAACGTACAGGTCCGGGCGGTAGATGAACATGACGACATCCGCGTCCTGCTCAATGCTGCCGCTCTCCCGCAGGTCCGCGAGTTGCGGCGTGTGGTCCGTCCGCGACTCCACCGCGCGGCTGAGTTGCGAGA carries:
- a CDS encoding type II toxin-antitoxin system prevent-host-death family antitoxin, which codes for MKGETSKVRAERSRRKPFQVVVKDGEPSAVILDIQDYREMLERLDDAEDLKVLERMRRRPLKFRGLEEFLAEYAPRV
- a CDS encoding DnaD domain protein, translated to MKPFAGFPARAQYTGIPALFFSALLPEIDDLAELKVTLHVLWLLAHKPGSARSVAEDEMLADRALMAGLVCCGPDIPPREGLRRGLERAVARGTLLRADVRKQGQAIAEYSVNNEGGRQAAAEAHHGAMDSNLPPQEPAPTQPTPNIFQLYEQEKFGLLTPMVVEKLKEFESEYSEDWIAEAIRLSVEHNHRRLSYVEGILKRWRDEGKEHGEPGRHPEKDGYTSAWEQYRARRGR
- a CDS encoding GNAT family N-acetyltransferase — its product is MPPVPRLSAYPKEISLRDGSTVTLRPMEQTDNDKLLSFFLSVSEDDRYYLKEDVTSPKVIERWAKELDYNRALPLLAFADGRVVADATLVRHRSGARRHIGEVRILVEPGYRNRGLGTLLLNELVMIAYHTGLERLTIEAVAEREETAIQTAERVGFVRLALLPQHCKDSAGKPQDLVILELPLNKWYEWWQF
- a CDS encoding type II toxin-antitoxin system HicA family toxin, coding for MSPKPPVVKARDVVTVAKRLGFVFDHQKGSHAVYYREKDKARVVIPMHAGKDLRPKTLDGILDDMGVTPEEFRRLLRG
- a CDS encoding type II toxin-antitoxin system RelE/ParE family toxin; this translates as MYEVFLERAAERDLRRLPSAEFQRVVAAIKALAQDPRPAGCRKLSGSRRDWRIRTGDRRVLYEIDDKARAVRVMRIRHRREAYR
- a CDS encoding SDR family oxidoreductase, with amino-acid sequence MQKHLAGKNAIVTGAGRGIGQAIALALAEQGANIMIVDPGAAREGGSEDTRPANETAEMCHKLGVKAIPAYDSVADFKAAEVMVKRVVSEWGSMDILVNSAGVLREKMVFNMTEEDWDLVIAVHLKGTFNMSRHACAAMREQKSGRIINLTSDAWRVSVGQCNYAAAKGGIVSFTYGVAREMGRYGVTVNAIAPRASTRMTMTDKVREGFRKRYEAGIISKELLDDMLNMPGPEGVPPIILWLCTEQAANANGKVFHAEGGRISVYNEPEEVKSIYKRADNGIFTLDELLQVMPKTIGGTLVNPAPAQKG
- a CDS encoding type II toxin-antitoxin system HicB family antitoxin, with product MERHHYTVILEREEEGGYHAFCPTLKGCHTQGDTLEEALANVREAIEAYIESLRKHGETVPLEDILIKPLEVAF
- a CDS encoding DUF2283 domain-containing protein; the encoded protein is MERKQKGIKVWYDPEGDYLEVVLDQREGYFRETADDRVMEKVDKRGKLLGFSILSVSTLKDAPLQATLPQTATA
- a CDS encoding ATP-binding protein; translated protein: MESLGDILKKTAIQAPGSSTAPDGAAEPAEATAPECPLCGGIGWVRADVPLSHPEFGKAIPCACSLKMLQTDRLSRLQKYSNLGPLLRMTFASLIPGGRSDDPENQQHFRAALEAARAFAQSPDGWLVFTGPPGCGKSHLAAAVANACLEAGRPAFFIAAPDLLDHLRATYSPGSEMSYDQLFEQVRTAPLLVLDDLGGQATTPWAGEKLRQIVGYRYNARLPTVVTVEGALDDVDERLRARLTDPSLARVFILERVRPPALRSLDILPLLKDRTFDTFDPRGTGLTGREQESLERAFRTARVYAEKPEGWLVFTGGHGCGKTHLAAAIANFRSRLGEATPIIPVPDLLDHLRRTFDPSSRINYDDLFNQVRSMPLLVLDDFGEHASTAWAQEKLYQIINYRYNARLPTVVTTSSKPEELESRIASRMLDMRVSNLVPIDAPDYRSGGRSDTSSDAPRKQGPPPRGRRPRS
- a CDS encoding HIT domain-containing protein gives rise to the protein MANCVFCEIIARRSPATIRYEDDDVIVIDNYLRWTPVMLLVIPKKHLTQEEMWRTCMAKVGSVAMDMGRQFCPSGFRLLSNLGRDAMQSQEHGHLHVLGGAYLGPYA